The Medicago truncatula cultivar Jemalong A17 chromosome 4, MtrunA17r5.0-ANR, whole genome shotgun sequence genome includes a region encoding these proteins:
- the LOC25494444 gene encoding O-acyltransferase WSD1 — protein MQHTHHTIMDKFNEEVQEPVSPHGQYFNSSVICSYVFAFLELAIPFDNSLAIPLLKDVFIPINPRFSSIMVKDKEGEMRWQKVEVKPEEHLKIPIFPETINSSSCELYDNYLSDYVTSILAKKTPQDKPLWEIHVINYPTTNAACTIIFKLHHGLGDGYSLMGALLSCLQRADDPSLPLSFPSKRPQLDSKYAKKSLFKKLCIDISSFFSSISDFGSSILKTTMIEDDKTPIRSGYEGNESHPVTLSTISLSLDQIKEIKTKLKVTINDVVCGMVFYGIRLYMKEMNEKTKRANSTAVVMLNTRNIGGYQSLTEMQKPECKGLWGNQISFLQIPIPKVSQSVISNPLEFVWNSRELIKRKRRSFSVYLVAMLMDLEMRLRGPEAVAKIIYNTIGNSSVLMSNLVGPVEKMTLANHPVYGLYFTATGGPEDLTITIISYEKILRIAMKTQKGFIDEHKLKFYIEKASEIIFKAAME, from the exons aTGCAGCATACACACCACACCATAATGGACAAATTCAATGAAGAAGTTCAAGAGCCAGTGAGTCCTCATGGTCAATACTTCAACAGCTCTGTGATATGTTCATATGTTTTTGCCTTTTTGGAATTAGCTATTCCATTTGATAATTCATTAGCTATACCTTTGCTCAAAGATGTCTTCATCCCTATCAACCCACGCTTCTCCTCAATTATG GTAAAAGACAAAGAGGGTGAGATGAGATGGCAAAAGGTCGAAGTGAAGCCTGAAGAACACTTAAAGATTCCCATATTTCCTGAAACCATAAATTCATCATCATGTGAATTATATGACAATTATCTTAGTGACTATGTAACAAGTATTCTAGCTAAaaaaacaccacaagataaacCACTTTGGGAAATTCATGTTATCAATTATCCAACAACCAATGCTGCTTGCACCATAATATTCAAACTTCATCATGGACTTGGTGATGGTTACTCTCTCATGGGTGCTCTTCTTTCTTGTCTTCAAAGAGCTGATGATCCTTCTCTTCCTCTAtcttttccttcaaaaagaCCACAATTAGATTCAAAATATGCAAAGAAAAGTTTGTTTAAGAAGTTATGTATAGATATCTCATCCTTTTTTAGCTCCATATCAGATTTTGGATCAAGCATATTGAAGACAACAATGATTGAAGATGACAAAACACCTATAAGGTCAGGATATGAAGGAAATGAATCTCATCCTGTTACCTTGTCAACCATATCACTATCACTTGATCaaatcaaagaaataaaaacaaaactcaaagtg ACTATAAACGATGTGGTTTGTGGAATGGTCTTCTATGGTATTAGGCTTTACATGAAAGAGATGaatgagaaaacaaaaagagCAAATTCCACAGCAGTGGTAATGCTCAACACAAGAAATATTGGAGGTTACCAATCATTGACAGAAATGCAAAAACCAGAGTGCAAAGGTCTTTGGggaaatcaaatttctttcttaCAAATACCAATACCTAAAGTAAGTCAATCAGTAATCTCCAATCCTCTTGAGTTTGTTTGGAATTCCCGTGAACTAATCAAGAGGAAGAGACGTTCTTTCAGTGTTTATCTTGTAGCTATGCTCATGGATTTGGAGATGAGATTAAGAGGACCTGAG GCAGTAGCTAAAATAATCTACAACACAATTGGGAACTCAAGTGTTCTAATGTCTAACCTCGTAGGACCGGTAGAGAAGATGACTTTGGCAAATCATCCAGTATATGGATTGTATTTCACCGCGACAGGTGGACCTGAG GATTTAACAATTACAATTATTAGCTACGAGAAAATATTAAGAATCGCcatgaaaacccaaaaggggtTCATAGATGAACATAAATTGAAGTTCTACATTGAGAAAGCATCTGAAATCATATTCAAAGCAGCTATGGAGTGA